In Streptomyces longhuiensis, the following proteins share a genomic window:
- the rpsP gene encoding 30S ribosomal protein S16 encodes MAVKIKLKRLGKIRSPHYRIVVADSRTRRDGRAIEEIGLYHPVQNPSRIEVNSERAQYWLSVGAQPTEPVMAILKLTGDWQKHKGLPAPAPLLVAEPKDKRAAFEAFTKGLEGDDAKGEAITPKAKKADKKADEAPAESTESTEA; translated from the coding sequence GTGGCAGTCAAGATCAAGCTGAAGCGTCTGGGCAAGATCCGTTCGCCTCACTACCGCATCGTCGTCGCCGACTCCCGTACCCGCCGTGACGGCCGGGCCATCGAGGAGATCGGTCTGTACCACCCGGTGCAGAACCCCTCGCGCATCGAGGTCAACTCGGAGCGTGCCCAGTACTGGCTGTCCGTCGGCGCCCAGCCGACCGAGCCGGTCATGGCCATCCTGAAGCTCACCGGTGACTGGCAGAAGCACAAGGGCCTGCCGGCCCCCGCGCCGCTGCTCGTCGCGGAGCCCAAGGACAAGCGCGCCGCGTTCGAGGCCTTCACCAAGGGTCTCGAGGGCGACGACGCCAAGGGTGAGGCCATCACCCCGAAGGCCAAGAAGGCTGACAAGAAGGCGGACGAGGCCCCGGCCGAGTCCACCGAGTCCACCGAGGCCTGA
- a CDS encoding RNA-binding protein: MLEEALEHLVKGIVDNPDDVQVASRNLRRGRVLEVRVHPDDLGKVIGRNGRTARALRTVVGAIGGRGVRVDLVDVDQVR, encoded by the coding sequence ATGCTCGAGGAGGCTCTTGAGCACCTCGTGAAGGGCATCGTCGACAACCCCGACGATGTGCAGGTCGCCTCGCGCAACCTGCGCCGTGGGCGCGTTCTCGAGGTCCGGGTTCACCCCGACGACCTCGGCAAGGTGATCGGCCGCAACGGCCGCACCGCGCGTGCCCTGCGTACCGTCGTGGGCGCCATCGGCGGCCGCGGTGTCCGCGTCGACCTCGTCGACGTGGACCAGGTTCGCTGA
- the rimM gene encoding ribosome maturation factor RimM (Essential for efficient processing of 16S rRNA): MQLVVARIGRAHGIKGEVTVEVRTDEPELRLGPGAVLATDPASTGPLTIETGRVHSGRLLLRFEGVRDRTAAEALRNTLLIANVDPEELPEDEDEYYDHQLMDLDVVTTDGVEVGRITEISHLPSQDLFIVERPDGSEVMIPFVEEIVTEIDLEEQRAIIDPPPGLIDDRAEIVSSRDADDDSGEDSGAASGERSEEGGA, from the coding sequence GTGCAGCTGGTAGTCGCGCGCATCGGCCGCGCCCATGGCATCAAGGGCGAGGTCACCGTCGAGGTACGCACCGACGAGCCCGAGCTGCGGCTCGGCCCCGGCGCCGTGCTCGCCACCGACCCCGCCTCCACGGGGCCGCTGACGATCGAGACCGGCCGCGTGCACAGCGGCCGCCTCCTGCTCCGCTTCGAGGGCGTACGCGACCGTACGGCCGCCGAGGCGCTGCGCAACACGCTGCTCATCGCCAACGTCGACCCGGAGGAACTGCCGGAGGACGAGGACGAGTACTACGACCACCAGCTGATGGACCTGGACGTGGTCACCACGGACGGCGTGGAGGTCGGCCGGATCACCGAGATCTCGCACCTGCCCTCGCAGGACCTGTTCATCGTGGAGCGCCCCGACGGCAGCGAGGTGATGATCCCCTTCGTCGAGGAGATCGTCACCGAGATCGACCTCGAGGAGCAGCGGGCGATCATCGACCCGCCGCCCGGGCTCATCGACGACCGAGCCGAGATCGTCTCCAGCCGCGACGCGGACGACGACTCCGGCGAGGACTCGGGCGCGGCCTCCGGCGAGCGCTCCGAGGAGGGCGGCGCCTGA
- the trmD gene encoding tRNA (guanosine(37)-N1)-methyltransferase TrmD has protein sequence MRLDVVTIFPEYLDPLNVSLVGKARARGQLDVRVHDLREWTYDRHNTVDDTPYGGGPGMVMKTGPWGDALDEVLADGYESGAHGPALVVPTPSGRPFTQELAVELSERPWLVFTPARYEGIDRRVTDEYATRMPVYEVSIGDYVLAGGEAAVLVVTEAVARLLPGVLGNAESHRDDSFAPGAMANLLEGPVYTKPPEWRGQGIPDVLLSGHHGKIARWRRDEALRRTTRNRPDLVERCDPSVFDKKDREMLSILGWRPGPDGRFGRDPEAVEE, from the coding sequence ATGCGGCTCGACGTCGTCACGATCTTCCCCGAGTACCTCGACCCGCTGAACGTCTCCCTCGTCGGCAAGGCCCGCGCGCGCGGGCAGCTCGACGTACGGGTGCACGACCTCAGGGAGTGGACGTACGACCGGCACAACACGGTCGACGACACCCCCTACGGCGGCGGCCCCGGCATGGTCATGAAGACCGGCCCCTGGGGCGACGCCCTCGACGAGGTGCTCGCCGACGGCTACGAGTCCGGGGCCCACGGCCCCGCCCTCGTCGTCCCCACGCCCAGCGGACGCCCCTTCACCCAGGAGCTCGCCGTCGAGCTCTCCGAGCGGCCCTGGCTGGTCTTCACGCCCGCGCGCTACGAGGGCATCGACCGCCGCGTCACCGACGAGTACGCGACCCGGATGCCGGTCTACGAGGTCTCCATCGGCGACTACGTGCTGGCCGGCGGAGAGGCCGCCGTACTCGTCGTCACGGAGGCCGTCGCGCGACTGCTGCCCGGAGTCCTCGGCAACGCCGAGTCCCACCGGGACGACTCCTTCGCGCCCGGCGCCATGGCCAACCTCCTCGAAGGGCCCGTGTACACCAAGCCCCCCGAGTGGCGCGGCCAGGGCATTCCCGACGTGCTGCTCAGCGGCCACCACGGGAAGATCGCGCGCTGGCGCCGGGACGAGGCGCTGCGGCGCACCACCCGCAACAGGCCCGATCTCGTGGAGCGTTGCGACCCCTCGGTCTTCGACAAGAAGGACCGCGAGATGCTCTCCATCCTGGGCTGGCGGCCGGGCCCCGACGGCCGATTTGGGCGAGACCCCGAAGCCGTGGAAGAATAA
- the rplS gene encoding 50S ribosomal protein L19: MSHLLDSVDNASLRSDIPAFRPGDTVNVHVRVIEGNRSRVQQFKGVVIRRQGAGVRETFTVRKVSFSVGVERTFPVHTPIVEKIELVTRGDVRRAKLYYLRDLRGKAAKIKEKRDN, from the coding sequence ATGTCTCACCTGCTCGACTCCGTCGACAACGCGTCGCTGCGCAGCGACATCCCGGCCTTCCGCCCGGGTGACACCGTCAACGTCCACGTCCGCGTCATCGAGGGCAACCGCTCCCGTGTGCAGCAGTTCAAGGGCGTAGTCATCCGCCGCCAGGGCGCCGGTGTCCGCGAGACCTTCACGGTCCGCAAGGTCTCCTTCTCCGTCGGCGTCGAGCGCACCTTCCCGGTGCACACCCCGATCGTCGAGAAGATCGAGCTCGTCACCCGCGGTGACGTGCGTCGCGCGAAGCTCTACTACCTGCGCGACCTGCGCGGCAAGGCCGCGAAGATCAAGGAGAAGCGCGACAACTGA
- the lepB gene encoding signal peptidase I, with translation MDTEAQTTERDRASHPSVHEGEEERSRFAFVSRAASWLPGGRLTLSALLGLVLLLLLSIFVMQPFQIPSGSMEPALRVGDRVLVNKLAYRFGAEPQRGDVVVFDGTGYFGDADYIKRVVGVGGDHVVCCDSKGRIGVNGEPVDESAFLYPGNTPSEAPFDLVVPDGTLFLLGDHRGESRDSRDYLGAPGGGMVPVGEVIGKAQWIAWPTGHWGSLSRNDVYARVPAPGGAHG, from the coding sequence ATGGACACCGAAGCACAGACAACGGAACGCGATCGCGCCTCCCACCCCTCCGTACACGAGGGCGAGGAGGAGCGGTCGCGTTTCGCGTTTGTGTCGCGGGCCGCGTCCTGGCTTCCCGGCGGCCGCCTGACCCTGTCGGCGCTGCTCGGCCTCGTTCTGCTGCTCCTGCTGAGCATCTTCGTGATGCAGCCCTTCCAGATTCCCAGCGGTTCCATGGAGCCCGCGTTGAGGGTCGGGGACCGCGTTCTCGTAAACAAGTTGGCGTACCGTTTCGGTGCTGAGCCGCAGCGGGGCGACGTCGTGGTCTTCGACGGGACCGGGTACTTCGGTGACGCCGACTACATCAAGCGGGTCGTGGGCGTGGGGGGAGACCATGTGGTCTGCTGCGACAGCAAGGGGAGGATCGGGGTGAACGGCGAACCGGTGGACGAGAGCGCGTTCCTGTACCCCGGCAACACTCCCTCCGAGGCCCCCTTCGACCTCGTCGTGCCCGACGGCACCCTCTTCCTGCTCGGTGACCACCGGGGCGAGTCCCGGGACTCACGTGACTACCTGGGCGCGCCCGGCGGCGGCATGGTCCCCGTGGGCGAAGTGATCGGCAAGGCCCAGTGGATCGCCTGGCCGACGGGTCACTGGGGCTCCCTGTCCCGTAACGACGTCTACGCGCGCGTGCCCGCACCCGGCGGTGCCCATGGGTAA
- the lepB gene encoding signal peptidase I, with product MGNRGRSHSRRGGGDTRLPTGTRRAGSPQLPGRAERRRLARKVKRRRQRSALKEIPLLIGVALLIALVLKTFLVQAFVIPSGSMEQTIRIGDRVLVDKFTPWFGAKPHRGDVVVFKDPGKWLEQEQGTKKDAPVGVKQVKEGLTWIGLLPSDDERDLIKRVVAVGGDTVKCCDKQGRVTVNGTPLNEPYIHPGDVPSKFEFEVKVPKGRLFVMGDHRSNSADSRFHRTEAFSGTVSEESVVGRARVIAWPVGHWSTLPEPSTYATVAAARNGSAAATQQSHRVASEDLNGLIPLPSPAELPLVMGVVGLHRVWDDRRRHGVRSGCGGLGGRRTVRARARRAARAIRRRIGSGRDGRREPRE from the coding sequence ATGGGTAACCGCGGACGCTCCCACTCCCGCAGGGGCGGCGGCGACACCCGCCTGCCCACCGGGACGCGCCGTGCCGGCAGCCCGCAGCTGCCGGGCCGTGCCGAGCGGCGCAGGCTGGCGCGCAAGGTCAAGCGACGCCGGCAGCGTTCCGCGCTCAAGGAGATCCCGCTCCTCATAGGCGTGGCGCTGCTGATAGCACTCGTCCTGAAGACGTTCCTCGTCCAGGCCTTCGTGATCCCGTCCGGCTCCATGGAGCAGACGATCAGAATCGGCGACCGGGTCCTGGTCGACAAGTTCACCCCGTGGTTCGGCGCAAAGCCCCACCGCGGCGACGTCGTCGTCTTCAAGGACCCCGGCAAGTGGCTGGAACAGGAACAGGGCACGAAGAAGGACGCCCCCGTCGGTGTCAAGCAGGTGAAGGAAGGTCTCACCTGGATCGGCCTGTTGCCCTCCGACGACGAGCGCGACCTCATCAAGAGGGTCGTCGCGGTCGGCGGTGACACCGTCAAGTGCTGCGACAAACAGGGTCGCGTCACGGTCAACGGGACGCCCCTGAACGAGCCGTACATCCACCCGGGTGACGTGCCGTCAAAGTTCGAGTTCGAGGTCAAGGTGCCCAAGGGGCGCCTCTTCGTGATGGGCGACCACCGCTCCAACTCGGCCGACTCGCGCTTCCACCGCACCGAGGCCTTCAGCGGCACCGTCTCGGAGGAGTCGGTCGTCGGCCGGGCCCGCGTCATCGCCTGGCCGGTCGGCCACTGGAGCACGCTCCCGGAGCCGAGCACCTATGCGACCGTGGCCGCCGCGCGGAACGGATCGGCCGCAGCCACGCAACAGTCGCATAGGGTGGCCTCCGAGGATCTGAACGGATTGATCCCTCTCCCGAGCCCTGCGGAACTCCCGCTCGTTATGGGAGTGGTGGGCCTGCATCGCGTATGGGACGACAGGCGGCGGCACGGAGTGAGGAGTGGATGTGGGGGACTTGGCGGTCGGCGCACGGTCAGGGCACGGGCCCGACGAGCGGCCCGGGCGATCCGACGACGGATCGGCAGCGGCCGGGACGGGCGCCGTGAACCTCGAGAGTGA